The Panthera leo isolate Ple1 chromosome C2, P.leo_Ple1_pat1.1, whole genome shotgun sequence genome window below encodes:
- the BACH1 gene encoding transcription regulator protein BACH1: MSLSENAVFAYESSVHSTNVLLGLNDQRKKDVLCDVTVLVEGQRYRAHRSVLAACSSYFHSRIVGQADAELSITLPEEVKVKGFEPLIQFAYTAKLILSKDNVDEVCKCVEFLGVRDIEESCFQFLKFKFLDSTADQQECLRKKCIPSHCQKADLKFSLLDQRDLEIDDVEEFLENKNVQTPQWKLHRYQGNAKVSSPLQDSASQTCESMCLEKDAALALPSLCPKYRKFQKAFGTDRVRSAESSVKDVHASAQPNETPENECLAGIQDCADLQVILKCEEGKLAMEHEETKKKDPASQCPSEKPEMTPFPHNSSAAPHGLYSLSLLHTYDQYGDGDVSFAGMQNTAVLTEKPLSGTDVREEKTFGESQDLHLKSDSGPREDGSLASSDRSSVEREVAEHLAKGFWSDICSTDSPCQMQLSPAVAKDGSEQIYSQKRSECPWLGIRISESPEPGQRTFTTLSSVNCPFISTLSTEGCSSSLEIGNDEYVSEPQQEPCPYACVISLGDDSETDTEGDSEPCSAREQECEVKLPFNAQRIISLSRNDFQSLLKMHKLTPEQLDCIHDIRRRSKNRIAAQRCRKRKLDCIQNLESEIEKLQNEKESLLKERDHILSTLGETKQNLTGLCQQVCKEAALSQEQIQILAKYSASDCPLSFLISEKEKSTPDGELALPSILSLPEGPPAALPAGEPSPRHPHPGPKGGGSAGCAPGESRLPAAPEQAGPSEPCRQGGGISDFCQQMTDKCTTDE; the protein is encoded by the exons ATGTCTCTGAGTGAGAACGCAGTGTTTGCCTATGAATCTTCGGTGCACAGCACCAACGTCCTGCTTGGCCTCAACGACCAGCGGAAGAAGGACGTGCTGTGCGACGTCACCGTCCTCGTGGAGGGCCAGCGCTACCGGGCCCACCGGTCTGTGCTGGCGGCATGCAGCAGCTACTTCCACTCGAGAATCGTTGGCCAGGCCGATGCAGAGCTTAGCATCACTCTGCCggaagag GTGAAAGTTAAAGGATTTGAACCTTTAATTCAGTTTGCCTACACTGCCAAACTGATTTTAAGTAAGGACAATGTGGATGAAGTGTGCAAGTGTGTGGAATTTCTAGGTGTACGTGATATTGAGGAATCCTGCTTTCAGTTTCTCAAATTTAAGTTTTTGGACTCCACTGCAGACCAGCAAGAATGcctaagaaaaaaatgcatcccATCACACTGTCAGAAAGCAGACCTTAAGTTTTCACTGTTGGACCAGAGGGATTTAGAAATTGACGACGTGGAggaatttttggaaaataaaaatgtccagaCTCCTCAATGGAAACTGCATAggtatcaaggaaatgcaaaagtATCATCTCCTCTCCAGGACAGTGCCAGTCAAACCTGTGAATCCATGTGCTTAGAAAAGGATGCTGCTCTGGCTTTGCCATCTCTATGTCCCAAAtacagaaaattccagaaagcaTTTGGAACTGACAGAGTCCGTAGTGCGGAATCCAGTGTCAAAGACGTTCATGCTTCTGCCCAGCCAAATGAGACTCCTGAAAATGAATGTCTGGCAGGAATCCAGGACTGTGCAGATCTGcaggtgattttaaaatgtgaagaaggTAAATTAGCAATGGAACATGAAGAAACCAAGAAGAAAGATCCTGCTTCTCAGTGCCCATCAGAAAAGCCAGAAATGACTCCTTTCCCCCACAATTCTTCTGCAGCCCCTCACGGGctctattctctgtctcttttacaCACCTACGACCAATACGGTGACGGTGACGTGAGTTTTGCTGGAATGCAAAACACAGCAGTCTTAACAGAAAAGCCTTTGTCAGGTACGGATGTTCGGGAAGAGAAAACGTTTGGTGAAAGTCAGGATTTACATTTGAAGTCTGACTCTGGCCCCAGGGAAGATGGTAGCCTTGCCTCCAGCGATCGGAGCAGTGTGGAACGGGAAGTGGCAGAACACCTGGCGAAAGGCTTCTGGAGTGACATTTGCAGCACGGACTCTCCTTGCCAGATGCAGTTATCACCTGCGGTGGCCAAAGATGGTTCAGAACAGATCTACTCCCAGAAACGGTCTGAGTGTCCCTGGTTAGGTATCAGGATCAGCGAGAGCCCGGAACCGGGTCAGAGGACTTTTACAACGTTAAGTTCTGTCAACTGCCCTTTTATAAGTACTCTGAGTACCGAGGGCTGTTCTAGCAGCTTGGAAATTGGAAACGATGAGTATGTTTCCGAACCCCAGCAGGAACCTTGCCCGTATGCTTGCGTGATTAGCCTGGGAGATGACTCTGAGACGGATACTGAAGGTGACAGCGAACCCTGTTCGGCCAGAGAACAAGAATGTGAG GTAAAACTGCCATTTAATGCACAACGAATAATCTCACTCTCCCGAAATGATTTTCAATCCTTGTTGAAAATGCACAAGCTGACCCCGGAACAACTGGACTGCATCCATGACATTCGAAGGAGAAGTAAAAACAGAATTGCTGCGCAGCGCTGTCGCAAGAGAAAACTGGACTGTATACAGAATCTGGAATCAGAAATTGAGAAGCTG caaaatgaaaaggagagCTTGCTGAAAGAAAGAGATCACATTTTGTCAACTCTGGGTGAGACGAAGCAGAACCTAACAGGACTTTGCCAGCAAGTCTGTAAAGAAGCAGCTCTAAGTCAAGAACAAATACAGATACTCGCCAAGTACTCTGCTTCAGATTGCccactttcatttttaatctccgagaaagaaaaaagtactcCTGATGGCGAACTTGCGTTACCATCGATTTTGAGTTTACCTGAGGGGCCCCCCGCGGCACTACCTGCCGGGGAGCCAAGCCCTCGCCATCCCCATCCCGGCCCGAAGGGCGGGGGCTCTGCGGGCTGTGCCCCCGGCGAGTCCCGGCTTCCTGCCGCCCCCGAGCAGGCCGGGCCTTCGGAACCGTGCCGGCAGGGGGGCGGCATCTCGGACTTCTGCCAGCAGATGACTGATAAATGTACTACTGATGAGTAA
- the LOC122229192 gene encoding ubiquitin-conjugating enzyme E2 N, producing the protein MAGLPRRIIKETQRLLAEPVPGIKAEPDESNARYFHVVIAGPQDSPFEGGTFKLELFLPEEYPMAAPKVRFMTKIYHPNVDKLGRICLDILKDKWSPALQIRTVLLSIQALLSAPNPDDPLANDVAEQWKTNEAQAIETARAWTRLYAMNNI; encoded by the coding sequence ATGGCCGGGCTGCCCCGCAGGATTATCAAGGAAACCCAGCGTTTGCTGGCGGAACCAGTTCCTGGCATTAAAGCAGAACCAGATGAGAGCAACGCCCGTTATTTTCATGTGGTCATTGCTGGCCCCCAGGATTCCCCCTTTGAGGGAGGGACTTTTAAACTTGAACTATTCCTTCCAGAAGAATACCCGATGGCAGCCCCTAAAGTACGTTTCATGACCAAAATTTATCATCCTAATGTAGACAAGTTGGGAAGAATATGTTtagatattttgaaagataagTGGTCCCCAGCACTGCAGATCCGCACAGTTCTGCTATCGATCCAGGCATTGTTAAGTGCTCCCAATCCAGATGATCCATTAGCAAATGATGTAGCGGAGCAGTGGAAGACCAACGAAGCCCAAGCCATAGAAACAGCTAGAGCATGGACTAGGCTATATGccatgaataatatttaa